The following proteins come from a genomic window of Triticum aestivum cultivar Chinese Spring chromosome 6A, IWGSC CS RefSeq v2.1, whole genome shotgun sequence:
- the LOC123130281 gene encoding uncharacterized protein, whose translation MLPLYEKHKKLHAAEVKNVLTSFGQIMQSIFCKRVARILVEANSIAATSKAQVSESVTFDVPTSNAARACDTRAPPQTSPIVHMGATAQEAEIEMEAAGCPDTNQNGHDQDIFLDKMQCCDKVGKEDAEFVQDKGDQEEVVAPEYVAGDAKVPCVTDEAWRVILSQGTVAALDSLALEFDDGPSCSLFKEGTEDFEWFNMDPETARKVMEEKKEKEINGVASPDVQQPLSAGPTLDNSPVLARQSSGSKLPVQYEAPSPCFDTDPKLQKSCETRPPIYDASPIAFTAPVVSSVQQDRFEAELHEPGEKIVEANSGSSAHVKKAVKKRTAQPPDGVPKMKRIKIDRKDDALYQQYVMSRYKIPRAKKDLVIPDFIEIEGFHTSLQNFHASLKPRADLDSEVMTLYLKTFNLEQLYNKKKPKKFAFSVFMGSQLAMDPDLFDHKNCEREFRKACENNHISKSDLNKHWAVVVVNLLHKQFNVFDSVKNATDVNLLHKATNNVIANIKKVASKESSFHFDLDLFEKVTPDHPKQLTHYNCGFYAILFL comes from the exons ATGCTCCCATTATATGAGAAGCACAAGAAGTTGCATGCGGCAGAAGTGAAGAATGTTCTGACATCCTTCGGCCAGATAATGCAGTCAATTTTCTGCAAGCGTGTAGCACGTATTTTGGTTGAAGCAAACTCCATTGCTGCAACTTCCAAGGCACAGGTGTCTGAAAGTGTTACTTTTGATGTTCCAACAAGCAATGCAGCAAGAGCATGTGACACCAGGGCTCCACCCCAAACTAGCCCTATAGTTCACATGGGTGCCACAGCACAAGAAGCCGAGATTGAGATGGAAGCTGCAGGTTGTCCCGACACCAACCAGAATGGACATGATCAGGACATTTTTTTGGATAAAATGCAGTGTTGCGATAAAGTTGGGAAGGAAGATGCAGAGTTTGTTCAGGATAAGGGGGACCAGGAGGAGGTGGTAGCCCCTGAATACGTGGCGGGAGATGCAAAAGTCCCATGTGTTACTGATGAAGCTTGGCGGGTGATTTTATCACAAGGTACCGTGGCTGCATTGGATTCACTTGCGTTAGAATTTGATGATGGTCCTTCATGTAGTCTGTTCAAAGAGGGAACCGAAGACTTCGAGTGGTTCAACATGGATCCTGAGACTGCAAGGAAGGTTATGgaagagaaaaaggaaaaggaaattaATGGCGTCGCCTCTCCTGATGTTCAACAACCGCTTTCAGCAGGGCCCACCTTAGACAACAGTCCAGTGCTTGCAAGGCAGAGCAGCGGCTCAAAGCTTCCAGTGCAATATGAAGCACCATCCCCATGCTTCGACACTGATCCGAAGCTTCAAAAGTCATGTGAAACCCGGCCACCTATATATGATGCATCTCCAATTGCATTCACAGCTCCAGTTGTATCTTCAG TGCAACAAGATCGTTTTGAAGCTGAGTTGCATGAGCCAGGGGAGAAGATTGTCGAGGCTAACAGTGGGAGCAGTGCTCATGTGAAGAAGGCGGTTAAGAAAAGAACGGCCCAGCCTCCTGATGGTGTTCCAAAGATGAAGAGGATCAAGATCGACCGAAAAGATGATGCTCTGTACCAGCAGTATGTGATGAGTAGGTACAAAATACCAAGAGCAAAGAAAGATCTAGTAAT CCCTGATTTCATTGAAATAGAGGGCTTCCACACATCACTTCAGAACTTCCATGCTTCATTAAAGCCACGAGCTGATCTTGACAGCGAGGTAATGACACTGTATCTGAAAACTTTCAACTTGGAGCAATTGTACAACAAGAAGAAGCCGAAGAAGTTTGCATTCTCAGTGTTTATGGGG AGTCAATTGGCTATGGATCCTGACTTGTTTGATCACAAGAATTGTGAAAGAGAGTTCAGAAAGGCATGTGAAAATAACCATATTTCAAAAAGCGATCTA AATAAGCATTGGGCGGTGGTTGTTGTGAACTTGTTGCACAAGCAATTCAATGTTTTTGACTCGGTCAAGAACGCCACGGATGTTAACTTGCTCCATAAGGCAACCAACAATGTG ATTGCCAACATAAAGAAAGTTGCAAGCAAAGAATCTTCATTTCATTTTGATCTTGATTTGTTTGAGAAGGTCACCCCAGATCACCCGAAGCAATTAACGCA TTATAATTGTGGCTTCTATGCAATTCTTTTCTTGTAA